In the Methylomonas rhizoryzae genome, one interval contains:
- a CDS encoding Wadjet anti-phage system protein JetD domain-containing protein, whose amino-acid sequence MNRPHWLNQSDVQTLLHRLVDKLDRADDKPLRPVKLDRKILPALFDAEFEADKEAYWSYLMQMQQWGWLAIKTDKTQPGKAQYELNPRIEIVDPAFLRQVTERPQPVKSSAQLWRDAVYSKLNVDETIREQVAGQKLEIAGKTAANIVERLNLLPNLIDEPLLLREVSARLFWGQSKVLDNRQAMIATLLNVDECPFPESPIQLQVYLSTTPFSGVLFIENLATFEKASRDTTARFDGLVLVFASGFKGTAKRLRSVSGVSVYFAAHGHLANQDCQRFCDWLIHDSEKLPVWFWGDLDYSGMQIIKSLRHSFEGLDAWQPGYQPMLNELLAGNGHEAIAANKSKQKSIDSTGAEYADNILLSALAAAGKFLDQEF is encoded by the coding sequence ATGAATAGACCACACTGGCTGAATCAGTCAGACGTTCAAACCCTGCTGCATCGCCTGGTCGATAAACTCGATAGAGCCGACGACAAACCGTTGCGCCCAGTGAAACTCGATCGCAAAATTTTGCCCGCATTGTTTGATGCCGAGTTCGAAGCCGACAAAGAGGCTTATTGGTCATACTTAATGCAAATGCAGCAATGGGGCTGGCTGGCGATCAAAACCGACAAGACCCAACCCGGCAAAGCGCAATACGAATTAAATCCGCGTATTGAGATCGTTGATCCGGCGTTCTTACGCCAAGTCACCGAGCGCCCGCAACCGGTTAAAAGCTCGGCCCAGCTATGGCGTGATGCTGTGTATTCAAAATTGAATGTGGATGAAACCATTCGAGAGCAAGTTGCGGGACAGAAACTGGAAATCGCAGGCAAAACGGCAGCAAACATCGTCGAGCGGCTCAATCTGCTACCCAACTTAATCGATGAGCCTTTACTGTTACGCGAAGTCTCGGCCCGCCTATTCTGGGGGCAGTCCAAGGTGTTGGATAATCGGCAAGCTATGATCGCCACTTTGCTTAATGTGGATGAATGTCCGTTTCCAGAGTCGCCGATCCAATTACAGGTTTATTTGTCCACAACACCCTTTAGCGGCGTATTGTTCATCGAGAATCTAGCGACCTTTGAAAAAGCCAGCCGTGACACAACCGCTCGTTTTGACGGGTTGGTCTTAGTCTTTGCCTCTGGTTTTAAAGGCACTGCCAAGCGCTTACGCTCGGTTTCAGGCGTATCGGTGTATTTTGCGGCTCATGGTCATTTAGCAAATCAAGATTGCCAACGTTTTTGTGACTGGCTAATCCATGATTCAGAGAAACTGCCTGTTTGGTTCTGGGGTGATTTAGACTATTCGGGCATGCAGATTATAAAATCGCTACGTCACTCGTTTGAAGGACTCGATGCCTGGCAACCCGGCTATCAACCCATGCTGAATGAGTTACTTGCTGGCAATGGTCATGAAGCAATCGCCGCAAACAAGAGCAAGCAAAAGTCCATTGATTCAACAGGGGCCGAGTATGCCGATAATATTTTGCTATCGGCACTTGCTGCTGCCGGTAAGTTTTTAGATCAAGAATTTTAG
- a CDS encoding ATP-binding protein, giving the protein MKLDKLILVNWGSLRSDEYPMGNMTLLTGPTGSGKSTLLDALQTVMTAAHQNIYSYNPGQDETTQTSRSSKSKRTLWSYIVGAEDNLFARPNGAHGYVAGVFKPDTGENGNPFTALIAAAARVDGSGERRQAVQERLALLLIDDAVLSLPDLVSMDGGEQLCVVEVEKIENHLKAKYPQVLNLRDAKREYLCQLYGRFRGQRNVSFQEAELAAKAWSQSIAHKPIGSVDELVKTQILENDTQQLPQRIGQISELMRQVHNLRQEGDRLKDNVLRLERVEKLIDQANTAYESALQYQLALSQRDLLHDQGQIDQATRAIVELEKNIHSAQTQIEGLNRDKKSLYDSQVRLAARLSGIEASNQKRHIEDRLSAVLAQANAAVLSLNTSLQQASQLHSTALSIIGMAFPPAKRELAEAAQTLADMLAAIEQAPLNELTQQVTQLCQQPLADAHLLLQVVRILDGMEARFQQLHQVLAGTQNSFQAAVHSQLGQLQTRQEKAKTQERQLADRKANLAEGGADYPHHIARALKAFRTELPAARAQVLCDLIEPKGQQWQPAIEGYLAGARFNFVVDEAWEARSIEFVKQKHLNAKIVQGALCKQKAKPELLSKDSIVHELHTEHPIAYAYLVDQFGPVVKVDTVEQLRYTPRGLMRDGNASGSRTMFTSETDNLVFGKEAQFQARQKAMEDYIRAEQELQTLKTEGTQLNALLGLLVNLQPPSFSEAAKLEQALRDHEAAQADLARLDLTEVQLLETEKDTLDQQMSALEKQVQQHTLKAGKFLHDKEQQHNTLSLLQRGLAAKQQKIEDDLQPIQWLSMVNQALSLTNIQQQVDELMVSALSNHELQDKHRTQLIEATAAYGRIHEGIGDYNVHARGHEQLHLPHDHQMRDSDFAAQYRQLIQLLEGLRQQLQEQREIGFVKNLDKLRTAESSFKDVFTKQFCYEIRNSVDQGVKTLKILNTELGRLKFGTDQFKLDWSVWVPEFKEYYDFFCAAYDLSESQDAGDLFDNQELSQEQCLIRDRLVGLLLADDQEQALKELQRVADYRNYRRYEIWKDSDSGSRVALSEWGTGSGGQLETPAYIIRAAVVTNRLKHFDKGMNLKLLVNDESFAKMDERRAHDVIRFIRDSLDMQLICAMPTKHAGAIKTEFNKEWSFTRTEAEGNGEVDFISEADERDLRPDKLRELWELRRQQVRQQTLLAFEADEQSNA; this is encoded by the coding sequence ATGAAGCTGGATAAATTAATTTTGGTTAACTGGGGTTCATTGCGCAGCGATGAATATCCGATGGGTAATATGACCTTGTTGACAGGCCCTACTGGCTCCGGCAAATCCACCTTGCTGGATGCCTTGCAAACCGTGATGACCGCTGCACATCAAAACATCTATAGCTACAACCCAGGACAAGACGAAACCACCCAAACCTCGCGCAGCAGCAAGAGTAAGCGCACGCTTTGGTCGTACATCGTCGGAGCCGAAGACAATCTGTTTGCCCGTCCCAACGGCGCTCATGGCTATGTGGCTGGCGTGTTCAAGCCGGATACGGGTGAAAATGGTAATCCATTTACCGCCTTGATTGCGGCGGCGGCGCGGGTCGACGGTTCCGGCGAACGTCGTCAGGCGGTGCAGGAACGTTTGGCTTTGCTGCTCATTGACGATGCGGTATTAAGCTTACCGGATTTGGTCAGCATGGACGGTGGCGAGCAGCTCTGCGTGGTTGAGGTGGAGAAAATCGAAAACCATTTGAAAGCCAAGTATCCGCAGGTGTTGAATTTACGTGATGCCAAGCGCGAATATCTGTGTCAACTCTATGGCCGGTTTCGGGGTCAACGCAATGTATCGTTTCAGGAAGCCGAACTGGCCGCTAAAGCATGGAGCCAATCGATTGCCCATAAACCCATTGGCAGCGTCGACGAGTTGGTCAAAACCCAGATTCTGGAAAACGATACCCAGCAATTGCCACAACGTATTGGACAAATCAGTGAGCTGATGCGACAGGTCCATAATCTTCGCCAGGAAGGTGATCGTCTGAAGGACAATGTACTGCGTCTGGAACGGGTGGAAAAGCTGATCGATCAGGCTAATACGGCGTATGAATCTGCCTTGCAGTATCAACTGGCTTTGTCGCAGCGTGATTTGCTACATGACCAGGGGCAAATCGATCAGGCAACCAGGGCTATCGTCGAACTGGAAAAAAACATTCACAGCGCACAGACCCAGATTGAGGGTTTAAACCGTGACAAAAAAAGCCTGTACGATAGTCAAGTACGCTTGGCCGCACGTTTAAGTGGCATTGAGGCATCCAATCAAAAACGGCACATTGAAGACCGGCTTAGCGCTGTATTGGCCCAAGCCAATGCCGCCGTTCTGAGTCTAAACACGTCGTTGCAGCAGGCCAGTCAATTGCACAGCACGGCTTTGAGCATTATTGGCATGGCTTTTCCGCCTGCCAAGCGAGAATTAGCCGAGGCCGCACAAACCCTGGCAGATATGCTGGCAGCGATTGAGCAAGCACCGTTAAATGAGCTGACACAACAAGTGACACAGCTTTGTCAGCAACCACTAGCCGACGCGCATCTATTGTTGCAGGTGGTGCGGATATTGGACGGCATGGAAGCACGGTTCCAGCAACTGCATCAAGTGCTAGCCGGTACCCAAAACAGCTTTCAAGCCGCAGTGCATAGTCAACTGGGGCAGTTACAAACTCGCCAGGAAAAAGCCAAAACGCAAGAACGACAATTGGCCGATCGCAAAGCCAACCTGGCCGAAGGTGGCGCGGATTATCCTCATCACATCGCCCGTGCGCTGAAGGCCTTTCGTACTGAGCTACCCGCTGCGCGTGCGCAAGTATTGTGTGACTTGATCGAGCCCAAAGGTCAGCAATGGCAACCGGCGATTGAAGGCTATCTGGCCGGAGCCCGTTTCAACTTTGTGGTCGATGAAGCCTGGGAAGCGCGCAGTATCGAGTTCGTCAAGCAAAAGCATCTGAATGCCAAAATCGTTCAAGGAGCTTTATGTAAACAAAAAGCCAAGCCGGAGTTGTTATCAAAAGACTCGATTGTTCATGAGCTGCATACCGAGCATCCCATTGCCTATGCCTATTTGGTGGATCAATTCGGTCCGGTAGTTAAAGTCGATACGGTTGAACAATTACGTTATACCCCACGGGGATTGATGAGGGATGGCAATGCCTCTGGCTCGCGCACCATGTTTACCTCTGAAACCGACAATTTAGTCTTTGGTAAAGAAGCGCAGTTTCAGGCCCGACAGAAGGCCATGGAAGACTACATCAGGGCCGAGCAGGAGTTACAAACCTTAAAAACCGAAGGTACACAGCTCAACGCCTTACTGGGCTTGTTAGTAAATTTACAGCCCCCCAGCTTTAGCGAGGCTGCCAAGCTAGAGCAGGCTTTACGCGATCACGAGGCAGCACAGGCCGATTTGGCACGTCTGGATTTAACGGAAGTGCAACTGCTGGAAACCGAGAAAGATACGCTAGATCAACAGATGTCCGCCTTGGAAAAACAGGTGCAACAGCACACGCTGAAAGCCGGAAAATTCTTGCATGACAAGGAGCAGCAACACAACACCCTGAGCCTTTTGCAGCGTGGTCTAGCCGCCAAACAGCAGAAAATTGAAGATGATTTACAACCGATTCAATGGCTGAGCATGGTCAACCAAGCACTATCGTTAACCAACATCCAACAACAGGTGGATGAACTGATGGTGAGTGCTTTATCCAATCATGAATTGCAGGATAAACACCGCACACAACTGATTGAGGCCACGGCAGCCTATGGTCGCATTCATGAAGGCATCGGCGATTACAACGTGCATGCACGTGGTCATGAGCAACTGCATTTACCGCACGATCATCAGATGCGTGACAGTGACTTTGCGGCGCAATATCGCCAGCTAATTCAATTATTGGAAGGCTTACGTCAGCAATTGCAGGAGCAGCGCGAGATTGGCTTCGTCAAAAATCTGGATAAATTGCGCACCGCCGAATCGTCCTTCAAAGACGTGTTCACCAAGCAATTTTGCTATGAGATCAGGAATAGTGTCGATCAAGGGGTAAAAACCCTGAAAATCCTCAACACCGAGCTCGGCAGACTGAAATTCGGCACCGATCAGTTCAAGCTGGACTGGTCGGTGTGGGTGCCAGAATTCAAGGAGTATTACGACTTCTTCTGTGCGGCCTACGATTTGTCGGAATCGCAGGATGCCGGGGATTTGTTCGACAATCAGGAACTCAGTCAAGAACAGTGCCTAATCCGTGATCGATTGGTCGGACTATTGCTGGCCGATGATCAGGAACAAGCCTTGAAGGAGTTGCAGCGGGTCGCTGATTATCGCAATTACCGCCGTTATGAAATCTGGAAAGACTCGGACAGCGGTTCGCGCGTGGCATTATCTGAATGGGGTACGGGTTCCGGCGGTCAGCTGGAAACACCGGCTTACATCATTCGCGCAGCTGTCGTCACCAATCGCCTCAAGCATTTCGATAAGGGTATGAATCTGAAATTACTGGTAAACGACGAATCATTTGCCAAAATGGACGAACGCCGCGCCCATGATGTCATCCGTTTTATCCGCGACAGTCTGGACATGCAATTGATCTGCGCCATGCCCACCAAACATGCCGGTGCCATCAAAACCGAATTCAACAAGGAATGGAGTTTTACGCGCACCGAGGCAGAAGGCAACGGCGAAGTGGATTTCATCTCGGAAGCCGATGAGCGCGATTTGCGTCCCGACAAGCTGCGTGAGCTGTGGGAATTGCGCCGCCAGCAAGTGCGTCAGCAAACCTTGTTGGCATTTGAGGCCGATGAACAATCGAACGCATGA
- a CDS encoding DUF4194 domain-containing protein: MTLTQSLLDRLQPENLKLQRFQEIVARLFAWGIIVRDEDGVEQRCYDDACRIENLLVEYFALAGFRLIHDLQNEFFRLYAPGAQIPGMVEDDVDVVASLRARLSADFVAAALALRFLYQQGLVEGGSRLSDAGEILIRFDELATTLQTQIKRTLPDNLGDRERLLKDLKRHRLIQYSTLFSMQDEDALIAIRPTILGIISEDVLAAALEAEGQIEVTSEPDGSGEQA, encoded by the coding sequence ATGACCCTGACTCAAAGCCTGCTTGACCGTTTGCAGCCGGAAAACCTAAAGCTGCAACGTTTTCAGGAAATCGTTGCCCGTTTGTTTGCCTGGGGCATTATTGTGCGCGACGAAGACGGCGTGGAACAGCGCTGTTACGACGATGCCTGCCGCATCGAAAACTTATTGGTTGAATACTTTGCGCTTGCCGGTTTTCGGTTAATCCACGATCTGCAAAACGAGTTTTTCCGGTTGTACGCGCCTGGTGCGCAAATTCCCGGCATGGTCGAAGACGATGTCGATGTCGTGGCCTCGTTACGTGCGCGGTTATCGGCGGATTTTGTCGCAGCGGCGTTGGCTTTACGGTTTTTATATCAGCAGGGTTTAGTGGAAGGTGGTAGCCGCCTCAGCGATGCGGGTGAGATTCTGATTCGTTTTGACGAGTTGGCCACCACTTTGCAAACTCAGATCAAACGGACATTGCCCGACAATTTGGGCGACCGCGAGCGCTTGCTGAAAGACTTGAAACGCCACCGGTTGATTCAGTACAGCACATTGTTTTCCATGCAAGATGAAGATGCCCTGATCGCCATTAGGCCGACCATACTGGGTATTATCAGTGAGGATGTGCTGGCAGCCGCTCTGGAAGCCGAAGGGCAGATTGAAGTTACCAGTGAGCCGGATGGCAGCGGAGAGCAGGCATGA
- a CDS encoding Wadjet anti-phage system protein JetA family protein, whose amino-acid sequence MFFESERQHFFRPLTGKRRELVVACLRVLYERLHGPSADYSQNLTRDALKDLLSASVQGLMNDLAVDCIQDGDELSALDCADDQQLITVLIRTLLKDGWLETFGDRSGLVTAYRFSRAGKLFAEALWSLDRMRARSRQRNVRSCRNALEAARKNIDAYDLIDAYDYAEKIISDLSEGVDYFQELVRRLMSEASNTPWDEFIEFLDRFEKEFKKQLTADNVDRHRQAILDNLSRLRNLESSKFQALENQLQDIASWADAERGDNSIFDWLLDRIEDRVEVACTGKHPELIKAMNIYMRRAANIVQQALMLQGGQSRQGFSRAIAQVAALEGNDQTQFLQALGASIAASEVRLLDPAAFKLRSASQRRKALTVTALPKISRDARLNAAIQRAEAAAFTLSNQDVVEFIRSELRLRQRPIRLSSLPVETVTDLLQNMQMVEAVRAARDESLTATQLPSQLQTPYYTGSDYQIQLNHDPDSKPA is encoded by the coding sequence GTGTTCTTTGAGTCTGAACGGCAACACTTTTTTCGTCCCCTAACCGGCAAACGCCGAGAGTTGGTGGTCGCCTGTTTGCGTGTACTGTACGAGCGCTTGCACGGCCCTAGTGCGGATTATTCACAAAACCTGACGCGCGATGCTTTAAAGGATTTGCTGAGTGCGTCTGTGCAAGGATTGATGAATGATTTGGCGGTTGACTGTATTCAGGATGGTGACGAGCTTTCTGCGTTAGATTGCGCTGACGATCAGCAACTAATCACGGTGCTGATTCGTACCTTATTAAAAGACGGCTGGTTGGAAACCTTTGGTGACCGTTCAGGATTGGTCACAGCTTATCGCTTCAGTCGCGCGGGCAAACTCTTTGCCGAAGCGTTGTGGTCGCTGGATCGGATGCGTGCTCGAAGTCGTCAACGCAATGTCCGCAGTTGCCGCAATGCCCTGGAAGCCGCGCGTAAAAATATCGACGCTTACGATTTGATCGATGCCTACGACTACGCCGAAAAAATCATCAGCGACTTATCGGAAGGCGTGGATTATTTTCAGGAGTTGGTGCGTCGTTTGATGAGCGAAGCATCCAATACCCCCTGGGACGAATTCATCGAGTTTCTGGATCGCTTTGAAAAAGAGTTCAAAAAGCAACTAACTGCTGACAACGTAGATCGCCATCGTCAGGCCATCCTCGATAACTTAAGCCGCTTGCGTAATTTGGAGAGCAGCAAATTCCAGGCTCTTGAAAATCAGTTGCAGGATATTGCGAGTTGGGCAGATGCCGAACGCGGTGATAACAGTATTTTCGATTGGCTACTCGATCGGATTGAAGATCGGGTAGAAGTCGCCTGTACCGGCAAACATCCTGAACTGATCAAGGCCATGAATATCTACATGCGCCGTGCCGCCAATATTGTGCAACAAGCCTTGATGCTGCAAGGCGGACAAAGTCGGCAAGGTTTCAGTCGAGCGATTGCTCAAGTGGCGGCTCTGGAAGGTAATGATCAGACGCAATTTTTGCAGGCCTTGGGTGCTTCGATTGCCGCCAGCGAAGTGCGCTTATTGGACCCGGCGGCGTTTAAATTACGCAGTGCCTCGCAGCGCCGCAAGGCCTTAACGGTGACGGCATTGCCCAAAATCAGTCGTGATGCGCGATTAAATGCGGCCATACAACGCGCTGAAGCGGCGGCGTTTACCTTGTCTAATCAGGATGTGGTGGAATTCATACGCAGTGAATTGCGTTTGCGTCAACGACCCATTCGCTTGTCCAGTCTGCCGGTTGAAACCGTCACCGATTTATTACAAAACATGCAAATGGTGGAAGCAGTACGTGCTGCCCGCGATGAAAGTCTCACTGCAACGCAATTGCCCAGCCAACTGCAAACTCCTTACTACACCGGTAGTGACTACCAAATACAACTGAACCATGACCCTGACTCAAAGCCTGCTTGA
- a CDS encoding type II toxin-antitoxin system HipA family toxin gives MKRLAVFAGEQLVGYLQECKQYELEFSYTPDWIAKSNAFALSPSLQLTEQALTGDGVTAFFENLLPEGDVLNFISQAAQISQGNIFGLLERFGGDTAGAFSILPEGMEPTGEPHYLPVAPEAIKAWFERSRGIPLDISGEQARMSLSGAQDKMTVFIDAHGNLLIPLGAAPSSHIIKPSIQHRQDIPHTAINEALVMTLAERIGMKVAKIRYAPELTAAIIARYDRTIDAGGCLQRLHQNDLCQILGIPSGKKYEAEGGPSLKTCFEAVLARSSQPALDKKRLIEWVIFNVLVSNMDGHAKNLSLMTQGKRTQLAPFYDLVCTAVYPQLSQKLAFKIGGENRPKWLMVRHWQRFAEDVAVKPRFIEKLMTEMIERIESTLPNVVVELKRMISNQEELQMIEKVKNQIDHSVELVKSRVES, from the coding sequence ATGAAACGCTTGGCCGTATTCGCTGGCGAGCAATTAGTCGGTTATTTACAGGAATGCAAACAGTACGAATTGGAATTCAGCTACACACCTGATTGGATAGCTAAATCCAATGCTTTCGCTCTTTCTCCCAGCCTACAACTCACCGAGCAAGCGCTCACTGGCGATGGCGTCACGGCGTTTTTCGAAAACCTGTTGCCGGAAGGCGATGTACTGAATTTCATCAGCCAAGCCGCGCAGATTTCTCAGGGTAATATTTTTGGCTTGCTGGAGCGATTTGGCGGCGATACCGCAGGCGCATTTTCGATTTTGCCGGAAGGCATGGAACCCACGGGCGAGCCGCATTATTTACCTGTTGCACCGGAAGCCATCAAAGCCTGGTTCGAGCGTTCAAGAGGCATTCCGCTGGATATTTCCGGCGAACAAGCAAGAATGTCGTTGTCCGGTGCTCAGGACAAGATGACCGTTTTTATCGATGCACATGGCAATCTTTTGATTCCACTGGGCGCCGCACCGTCCAGTCATATCATCAAGCCATCCATCCAACATCGGCAGGATATTCCTCATACCGCGATCAACGAAGCCTTGGTGATGACCTTGGCGGAACGAATTGGCATGAAGGTCGCCAAGATTCGCTACGCGCCGGAATTAACGGCGGCGATTATCGCTCGTTATGACCGAACCATTGATGCTGGTGGGTGCTTGCAGCGTTTGCACCAAAACGACCTTTGCCAGATTTTAGGTATCCCATCCGGCAAAAAATACGAAGCCGAAGGCGGACCTTCTCTCAAGACCTGTTTCGAAGCGGTATTGGCGCGTAGCAGTCAACCAGCGCTGGATAAAAAGCGACTGATCGAGTGGGTCATCTTCAATGTGCTGGTCAGCAACATGGATGGTCATGCCAAAAACCTGTCGTTAATGACCCAAGGTAAACGCACCCAATTAGCCCCATTTTACGATTTGGTCTGCACGGCGGTTTATCCCCAACTAAGTCAGAAGTTGGCGTTTAAAATTGGCGGAGAAAATCGACCCAAATGGTTGATGGTTCGCCATTGGCAACGATTTGCCGAGGATGTTGCCGTCAAGCCCAGATTTATCGAAAAATTGATGACTGAAATGATTGAGCGGATTGAATCGACATTGCCTAATGTCGTGGTGGAATTAAAGAGGATGATTTCCAATCAAGAAGAATTGCAGATGATTGAGAAGGTTAAAAACCAAATTGACCATTCAGTTGAATTGGTTAAATCCAGAGTCGAATCTTGA
- a CDS encoding helix-turn-helix transcriptional regulator: MTNPKPPLGNIQNAMELGKMVASQRKAQGLTQSDLAGLAQTGTRFISDLENGKSTVQFDKVMHILNLLGLDVVIMDRRS, translated from the coding sequence ATGACAAACCCAAAACCACCGCTCGGTAATATTCAGAATGCCATGGAATTAGGAAAGATGGTTGCCAGCCAGCGTAAAGCCCAAGGCTTAACGCAATCGGATTTAGCCGGATTAGCTCAGACCGGCACACGCTTCATCAGCGATCTGGAAAATGGCAAAAGCACGGTGCAATTCGATAAGGTCATGCATATTCTGAATTTGTTAGGCTTGGATGTCGTGATCATGGATCGGCGATCATGA
- a CDS encoding Fic family protein produces the protein MPTPTETPYRIEPCLLENPPLDVVDLVADLTSLTEQLGARLHPDAAASLADMVRIMNCYYSNLIEGHNTLPRDIERALANELDHDQARRNLQIEARAHIRVQKLIDKMHMQNALPEPASCDFLQWLHTEFYRDASDEMLVIKQGQQDFKMVPGEFRSLTVHDVAVGRHLPPGTEKVTDFMRHFEQSYRLETMGKGSRILAMAAAHHRLAYIHPFADGNGRVSRLMSHAMGLKAGIGAFGLWSISRGLARGLNSRQEYKQMMDVADSPRQGDLDGRGNLSQKALTEFVRWFLSACIDQAKFMTSLFEFDQLANRLKIYTERQGLRPEAFFILHRILLQGEMPRGEAERVTGLKERSARMVLADLVKDGIVNSQTPKGPISLRFTSQSIDMLFPRLFAES, from the coding sequence ATGCCAACACCAACCGAAACGCCTTATCGCATTGAGCCTTGTCTGCTGGAAAATCCGCCGCTGGATGTGGTCGATTTGGTGGCGGATTTGACTTCGCTGACCGAACAGCTAGGTGCCCGATTACATCCCGATGCCGCTGCAAGTTTGGCCGATATGGTGCGAATCATGAATTGCTATTACTCGAATCTGATTGAAGGCCATAACACCCTGCCCCGCGATATCGAACGCGCATTGGCCAACGAACTCGATCATGATCAAGCTAGGCGCAATTTACAGATCGAAGCCAGAGCGCATATTCGCGTACAAAAGCTGATCGACAAGATGCACATGCAAAATGCTTTGCCGGAACCCGCATCTTGCGATTTTTTGCAATGGCTACATACCGAGTTTTACCGAGACGCCAGTGATGAGATGCTAGTAATCAAGCAAGGTCAACAAGACTTCAAAATGGTGCCAGGCGAATTCAGGTCGTTAACCGTTCATGATGTGGCTGTCGGTCGTCACCTGCCACCCGGCACTGAAAAGGTGACGGATTTCATGCGGCACTTCGAACAAAGTTACCGGCTTGAAACCATGGGCAAAGGCAGCCGTATTTTAGCGATGGCCGCCGCGCATCATCGTTTAGCTTATATCCATCCGTTTGCCGACGGCAATGGCCGTGTCAGCCGCTTAATGAGTCACGCCATGGGGCTTAAGGCCGGAATCGGCGCATTCGGGTTATGGTCTATTTCCAGGGGATTGGCTCGCGGTCTGAACAGCAGGCAAGAATATAAACAGATGATGGATGTCGCCGACAGTCCGAGGCAAGGTGATTTGGATGGTCGTGGCAATCTGTCGCAAAAAGCATTGACCGAATTTGTCAGATGGTTCCTGTCGGCTTGTATCGATCAGGCGAAATTCATGACTTCATTATTCGAGTTTGATCAACTCGCCAACCGACTAAAAATTTACACCGAAAGACAAGGTTTGCGACCGGAAGCCTTTTTCATTTTGCATCGGATTCTATTGCAAGGGGAAATGCCACGCGGCGAAGCAGAGCGGGTGACCGGCCTGAAAGAACGTAGCGCCCGCATGGTGTTGGCCGATTTGGTCAAGGATGGCATAGTCAATTCTCAGACCCCCAAAGGCCCAATATCGCTGCGATTTACCAGCCAATCCATCGACATGCTGTTTCCCAGGTTATTTGCCGAGAGCTGA
- a CDS encoding tyrosine-type recombinase/integrase: protein MSPAQLSALTEADIEAMGGAELFIKAGKRIRYKTFRVVCDEYLSRWGKKDYKGQMQRVDYWCRVFGDRIMTDIDIFDLREHVDDMLDAGERTTTINRKKAVLSSIYKFGLSRGYVDENIVRSVVVDDDTKRRDRVLSDQERQRLIKACQESHWDKLYLLVVMAMTTGARKGELMNLRWNDINFKEGTAFLGDTKNGTSRELYLAPVVITELKRHQEIGTGLIFPSIELPEQPMDFRAAWRNALKAANISDKDVLNADGSVKIERFTFHCLRHGFCSALSDAGKEINQIAKLAGHKSIQTTMRYIHQGRDQKRQIVNELAQAFNL, encoded by the coding sequence ATGTCGCCGGCTCAGCTGTCGGCGCTGACCGAAGCCGACATCGAAGCCATGGGCGGCGCCGAGCTGTTTATCAAGGCCGGTAAACGTATCCGTTACAAGACTTTTCGCGTAGTCTGCGATGAATACCTATCTCGGTGGGGAAAGAAAGACTACAAAGGCCAGATGCAGCGGGTTGATTACTGGTGCAGGGTGTTCGGGGACCGCATCATGACCGACATCGACATCTTCGACTTGCGCGAACACGTTGACGACATGCTCGATGCAGGCGAACGGACTACCACGATAAACCGTAAAAAGGCAGTGCTGTCGAGCATCTACAAATTCGGCCTCAGTCGTGGCTATGTCGATGAAAACATCGTCCGTAGCGTGGTAGTCGATGACGACACCAAGCGTAGGGATCGGGTGTTATCGGATCAGGAGCGCCAGCGCTTGATTAAAGCCTGCCAAGAGTCCCATTGGGACAAATTGTATCTGCTGGTGGTCATGGCCATGACCACCGGCGCCCGCAAAGGCGAATTGATGAATTTGCGCTGGAACGACATCAATTTCAAAGAGGGCACCGCCTTTCTTGGCGATACCAAAAACGGTACCAGTCGGGAGCTGTATCTGGCGCCCGTTGTTATTACCGAACTGAAGCGCCATCAGGAAATCGGTACCGGCTTGATCTTTCCGTCAATCGAACTTCCCGAGCAACCGATGGATTTCCGCGCAGCTTGGCGCAACGCCTTGAAAGCCGCCAATATCTCCGACAAGGACGTTTTGAATGCGGACGGCAGCGTTAAGATTGAGCGCTTTACCTTCCATTGCCTTCGGCACGGCTTCTGCTCAGCCTTGTCCGACGCCGGTAAAGAAATCAATCAGATCGCCAAACTAGCCGGCCACAAGAGCATTCAAACCACGATGCGCTACATCCATCAAGGCCGTGACCAGAAACGGCAAATCGTCAACGAGCTAGCGCAGGCGTTTAATCTGTAA